Genomic DNA from Cucurbita pepo subsp. pepo cultivar mu-cu-16 chromosome LG13, ASM280686v2, whole genome shotgun sequence:
TtgttgaactatatgtagttCTGTTGCTAGAAGGTTAGTTGGCCTGTTATTTCTCTCGGACTTCTATTTAATGAACCCTGTAATGCCTTCGTAACACTCAATATTGTCGATTCTGATCAAGAATCGCGTTAGTTCTTGAGTAGGGCAAGATGAAAACCCTAAGCCCAAGCCGGGTATCGGTGCATAGAGTAAAAAAGAGTGCATGATCAAGAGTTTGTTGGGAGAATGAGCTTTTAGGCTAAGCCACCTATGGGCAAAGAAGATGCTTATTGAGTAGCTTGAGTGAATGCAACCAAGCGGACTCGGCATCAGAAGGAAGAACCCAGCATTGACTTTAATGTGAGAGGATCTTGAATAGAGTATTGAGGCAGGTGTGACGGCAGGTAATGAGTCAGAGTAGTATCTAGGACTACACGATTTAAGGTGGTCTGATCAATATTGGCGATTTGATTAGAGGATTCATACcctattataaaaaatgctgaTTGTTAGTGAGAAGAAAAACGAGAGCCTCCGCTCTCTCCACAATATTCTTAAGGACCTCTCTTGTCAGGTGGCTATCGGCCCTATTTATCAATAAATGATATAGGTTTGGAATAAATAAACTCTTTCTCTCGAAGAAGATTGTAATAAGATTCAAATAGGAAGAGGGGAGAAGGCTAAGTAAGCTACGCCCCCTTAACTCTCTCTCTATAGAAAAAAAGTCCGCAAGCGAGGGAGAAAGGAATGTTGCTCACTCTAGAAATACGAGCGTTGAACCTGCGAACGATATCATTCTTCTAGGCAAAGTCTCCTTCAATCAAAAATGTCAATGGTGAAAGGTAATCCTGGATCATTTTAGCTGCCAGAGAAGCTAATaggaatggaagaaaaattttcattttgaaactCGTCTTGCCATGGAGATTAACGGGGGAGGGGGTGAATGTATATAAACACAAGTTTTGACAAAATCAACATCATTGATTTTCTTAGAACTATTTGCCGTTTTATATAGGAGCTTCATTCTCTTGTAAATTCTCTTCGTTCCTTCCTAATGACAAATATTATTAGCCAAAACGTTAGTAAATTTAAAGAACGATGCATAGTTTGTCTAAGAATAACTAAATATATCTGTTCTCGTTTTGTTTTCCAGCACCAACGACACCGTGTTGGAAGAGATGAAGCGGGAATATGCACTTCAACACGATGGGAAGCCGTGAGGAAAAGTATAATATCATTCAATGAGAAAACTGAAGAGTACTGTTATGGGTCAATCTCAGGTGCACTTTCAGACGATACTATGTTGAATTTGTCACTAGAAGCATTGATATTAGTAAGAACTTAACGAAAGTTGAGGCTTTATGGATTTTGTGATCTGGATAAGCAAAGgaattctattttatttggatAAGAATGATCTTTCATCTCTCCTTCACAGTGTAAATTTCAAAGCTATTCTTCTTTGTCAAAAATCTTTACCAGGAATGAGTTCCATCTGCCATTTAGGCTCCTCGTTGATAGATTGAAGGGAGACATTATCTGATTTATGGATTCCATCCTTCTTGCCTTGCTTGGAGTGTAAAAAAAGATGAGCAATAAATCATGAAGTTCaagattttattattgttttaatctccaaattttttattatttaaccttatgttttttttattgtaaattttttcattctcaatttCCACAAATCACTATAACATATTTCGTGAAACATGTTCTCTATTGTGAATTAGAAAGCTTAAGAGAGAATTCTCTGATTGAATATGTAACACAAAGATGGTTCCAACCTCAGGTAAATGTAGAAAAGAATATATCTGGAGAGACATAAGGGAAAAGCTGTGAACTCAACAATAATAAGCATAATTCGAAGATATTGCATAAAACTCCCTTCTACTTAAATCAAACCATCAATTGAACCGAATCTGTTGGCCTAATTTAATAAAcacctccaaaaaaaaaaaatatagggaAGGGGTTTCTCtacttttttttgtatttttcattcttgagAAAAAAGGATAAAGAAAGTTCTACAGTGATGGGAGCAAATGCTTCCCAACAGATCAAAACAGTATAACTTATACAAGAAAGTAGCACAAAACTCACTCTAGCAGATCATCAAAACCAGCTAAAAATTACATGTTAACGCTTCCTAAGTAGGTTTCCGCATATTGCGGCCAGCACGAATTACCTCGTCCACCAATAGCAACTGTGATGCAATTACAGGCCTGCAAAAAGTTATGAGTAACCAAATCAGTACCCCAACTTTATGATGATTTAATATCGAAGACTAGAAAGTTATAAATTTGACTACTTCTATAAGACATTTGTTAAAGATCAAGAGCATGACAAGAACTTCGGCAAAGAAGGGCTATATGAGGATGTAAAAAGGGGCGACAATCGAGCCATGTACCCAGAATTGATAATTTGGCGTTTCACTGAGTAGTTGTCAAAGATACCCTCCATTTGGGGGTCAATCGGTTCTCCTGTATGCTGGTTTAGCCCTACAATAGTGCCCCGGTCATGTGCCCCCTGATTTCAAATGGGAAGAATGAGTTCAGCATACTTGTAACTGCCTCTCATAAAAGAGGGAAACGTTGGAATCATATGACAAAGCGCAGTAGGAGTTTAAAGGACTTCACCTTGAGAGCAATGAGAACATCCTGTGTGTCGAGACCAGAGTTTTCAGCAAGTGTCTTGGGAACCACAAGAAGGGCATCAGCAAAAGCTTCAACGCCAAGTTGAGCACGCTGTAATAAAGGTTGAGAAGGTCAAAATAAGATTGGGTACATGAAAAGTATGCAAAAGGATACTGAAGAATACTTCTAAGGAGACTTACTCCTTGAACTGTTTTCTTCACTTCATttatcagatattgtcttgcAGCAACTTCAAAGGATCCGGCACCCTGAAAATTCCACCAGTCATTTCTTAAGACCAAGAAAATCTCGAATAATAAGGATGGTCTACGAGACACTATTTCCTGGCTATAAGCATCCAAACTTGTCTCCTCTCTTTCATTCATAGGGTCAAGAAGCAAAACAAATTGCAATGCAATATATCGTAATTGAAGCTGCAAGACTATAACTGTTGATAACCTAATAACAAATAgggaggaagagaagaaaataaaattttaatatttttttactttgtttaaGAAATAATGTGAATATCCGAATGTAGGAATAAGAATGCCAAATGCTCAATATTAGTTCTTCCATCCAGACGCGAAGTTACAGAGAGCAATAGACCAATTGTACACTGtagatataatttatttgctCCCTTAACTTGCATTCAGGATGCTTGCTGCTTTCGTGATCATTGtcttgatattttaattctacttGATACAAGGAGTTTCATTAATTCATCTACACGTCTGACAGTAGCTGGAAAATATAAGAAGCTTACCATGACAACGGATTCATCTTCAATGGTGTTTTTAACTGCTCTAAGACCATCACGGACAGCATCCTTAATTTGAGCAATAGTATGGTCATTAGGTCCTGCCCATCACGGATTCCAatgagaaaaaaggaaatataatTGATTAACAAGATTGAACATGAATGAAGATTGAGGTTGCAATGAAGTACCCTTGATCAAGATTGTACAAGAATGAGGATTTTTCACATTTTCCACAAATGTATATTTATCTTCCCCAAGCACATGTTCATAGACCAGTCCAGCCCATCCAAGGCAATCAGGAGTAAGATTTTCAACAGAATTTATAGCCTCTCCTCCACAGGCCAAAACCAACCTTTCCATATTTCTCCTCTTGGCTCTACGAAGGGCAATTATCTACAGGAGCTCCATAACAAGTATGAAACAAATGAATATAAATTGACAAATAAATGGCAATTGACCAAGGTTTCATTCTCCCTTGCTCAAATCATACAAATCATAATGGTTATTAACCATACCGACATTTGTAAtacatcaaataaaataacatatattacatagaaaaaaagaacttctAAGAAATGAGAAGTGTATTAGAAAAGAACGTGGCAATATGTTATTCTTAGCAACTTAGTATTGACACAGGAAAGATAAGgatacatttataaaaatatatgactCATAAAAACATTCAAATATCATTGGATTGGAGCCCATTTTTGTAGGTGTGTTTTGGGTCTCCCTTTAGCTAggttcataattattttttgtatgccCTCGTATATTCTTACACTTCTCTCCATAAAAACTTTGTTTCTTACCGAACAAAAACCAGACATTCAATTCTGTATGTACATCTCaatcatttcaaataaaataaaaaagaattcagtaatgtttaaatatattatgagATGGAGGACTAAAAACATTGTATTTATGATAAGTTGAAGAAGTTGAGAACATGCTTCTAATGATACTATCTCACATTAACAGTTTTgaagaaaatccaaaatcGCAGGaatatttttccaaatatttgGATGTCGCTTGAGAAAcagatttcaaaatcaaatttgtaagAATCCATTATCGCTAAAAAACAacataattataattcaaacCATATTGCTTCTAGATACATCTTTTGATACTCATTGGACTCTTGTTAAGCTTTAAAAGTAAGGAAAACATAATAGACTTGTGTTTACTCGGCTACACACTAATGGATTTGATCAGAATGATGGGCAAAGATTTTTTTACAAAACATTTTCATTAGTTATGATAACGGAATTggctttaaaattttgtcagTCTTACAAGGTTGCTAAAATAAGTCTTTTCATGATGAGGCTTAAGCATCACTTGTAAACGGAATGTCATGATCAagggaagaaaggaaaaaaaaaaaagagtatgaTAACTTCAAGAAATACGGCCTTACCCCTTCCCTTGCGAGCATATCCAAAGATGGGGGATCAATTCCTTTTTGGTTTATGACAACAAAGTTCTTGTCATTACCCGCACAAACCTGCatatgatttagaatataagACAACAATTAAGAAATGCAGATGGTTTTAATAACTAACATGCATGACCCTAACACCCTTGCcttgtttttcaattcaatgaTTTTCTGAACTCTTTCATCAACCTGACGCCTTTCAGCAGCAACCATTGCTTCCCTCTGTTCCGCATTAGAGTAGAAAAATCCAGCATTTATTTCACTGAGAGGAAAGCcatcaatttttaaatgttcacAATATATTATAATGATATATGGCTACAAATGAATATGATCCACATTTTATATTCAGGATAACTAGACTAATTCAACCCATTAATGCCATATTACATCAAGCTGGGGTAGCAATATACATGCATGCATTGATTCTGCATTTAGGAAAGCAGGAACAACACAAAACCAAGATAGAACAATACAAGAAACATAATTATCCATCCATGTTGATACTAAATCAAAGAAAGGCTCATCAATACCTTTTGTCATATTCCAGAGACACATTGCtggttaaaataaaacaattctCTGCTCTCCGTTTCATATCAGGATGTCTAGAACCATGATCAAGAACAAGGCCTTCAACCTAGTGATTGATGATTCGAGACATCAAAAACGATaaagtatttataaaaaatttaacgaaataagaaaaaaacaagtcTAAGAATGTACAAGAAAACTATTAGGATAAGACGAGAAATCTACCTACTCTGCAAGAAAATGAGataaggaagaaaatagaggagaaaaaaactCTTGAATTAACTAGAATAAAACAGAATAATTGCAGAAATCTTCAGCCAAAAAACTACCAACTACAAgcattaagaaaattaaggcAAAATCAATCTCTACttttccattaaaataaattgatacaTGGAAAAGAAATCTTGATAACAAAACACACTTTCGATGAGgcaaaatgaaagataaaagcatccaaaaaaaaactaaggCCACAAAATatacctgaaaaagaaaaatataaatgctCTTTCATTTGTCAAGTATAGACAAGGCTACttcttcaaaattacaaatgCTCTTatcacagaaaaaaaaaaacggaagaagaagaaaatgcaatttCGTTAGAGAAAGAGAGACATGCTAAAGAATGTAGAAAGAAAACCGAGATGAAAATATGTGCGCAGACCTATTTTCTATAttagaaacaatttcatatattacgaaattattctttaaaagaaaaccccCACTCAGAAtaccaaaattgaaaagaaaaaagaaagaaaaaaaaaaaaaagaacattgaATGACTAATGAACAGAACTACGAAGAACATTTTCAGAAACGGAACGTTCTTTGCATGACAATAGAGCACTCTGCAACATATTGACCAGTAAACAACAAAGCAACTAAACAGTGGAAGTAAagataaacataaaattacaCGACTATTCATTTTCCATGACAGGCTGAATATAGTTTAGCTTTTGTTAAATGTAAAGAAACTTTCAACGTATCACAGGTAGCACTAACAGCAACAAGCTAGAAAGCAAGGTTTACATTATTTCCTTACCTTTTAGTGTTCAATCTAATCGTGTTCATAAAACCAAACCTCTCAGTAGAATTTTGGAAAGAATAGAGATGTAAATAAGATCCTAAACTTGTTCATTGCTAAGATGAAGTTCTCTAGCTAACAAATTCTGTAATTACTCCCTTTTTCTGTTAATGCCAATTGGAGATCACTTCTGTTATCTCTTTGGTTATTGGATTGCAAAGATATTTTATCATCCGGCATCGTTTTGGGTtcttta
This window encodes:
- the LOC111808959 gene encoding T-complex protein 1 subunit zeta 1-like yields the protein MSLRVLNPNAEVLNKSAALHMNINAAKGLQDVLKSNLGPKGTIKMLVGGAGDIKLTKDGNTLLKEMQIQNPTAIMIARTAVAQDDTSGDGTTSTVIFIGELMKQSERYIDEGMHPRVLVDGFEIAKRATLQFLEKFKTPIVVGDEPDKEILKMVARTTLRTKLYESLADQLTDIVVNAVLCIRKPEEAIDLFMVEIMHMRHKFDVDTRLVEGLVLDHGSRHPDMKRRAENCFILTSNVSLEYDKSEINAGFFYSNAEQREAMVAAERRQVDERVQKIIELKNKVCAGNDKNFVVINQKGIDPPSLDMLAREGIIALRRAKRRNMERLVLACGGEAINSVENLTPDCLGWAGLVYEHVLGEDKYTFVENVKNPHSCTILIKGPNDHTIAQIKDAVRDGLRAVKNTIEDESVVMGAGSFEVAARQYLINEVKKTVQGRAQLGVEAFADALLVVPKTLAENSGLDTQDVLIALKGAHDRGTIVGLNQHTGEPIDPQMEGIFDNYSVKRQIINSGPVIASQLLLVDEVIRAGRNMRKPT